One Nocardia farcinica genomic region harbors:
- a CDS encoding NAD(P)H-dependent amine dehydrogenase family protein yields MIPTLVWGTGNVGRASIRAVDAHPDLELAAVLVRDPAKSGRDAGQLAGLDRTLGVTATDDVDAALAARPRAVVYAASGDLRPDDALADVLRLLRAGAVVVTPSLYALYDPVGAPAEIRDPVLAAIEEGGGALFVSGVDPGWGNDVLPLLVSGLAGTVETVRCQEIFDYTTYDQPDSVRYLVGMGQPMDYAPPMLAAGVPTMVWGGQVRLLARALGVELDDLRETLERRPLEHTVRTELMGEFAAGTQGAVRFEVQGIVDGEPRLVIEHVTRIHPDCAPDWPSPPDGGAGAHRVIVTGVPRIEVTVAADDEHGNRSAGGNATAAGRLVNAIDWLVEAGPGLYDALTVPLRPALGKLGRTPGEQGRKQ; encoded by the coding sequence ATGATCCCCACGCTCGTCTGGGGCACCGGCAACGTCGGCCGCGCGTCGATCCGTGCCGTCGACGCCCATCCCGACCTCGAACTCGCCGCGGTGCTCGTGCGTGACCCGGCCAAATCCGGCCGAGACGCGGGGCAGCTGGCCGGACTGGACCGCACCCTCGGCGTCACCGCCACCGACGACGTGGACGCCGCGCTGGCGGCCCGGCCGCGCGCCGTCGTCTACGCCGCCTCCGGCGATCTACGCCCCGACGACGCGCTCGCCGACGTGCTGCGGCTGCTGCGCGCGGGCGCCGTCGTCGTGACCCCCTCGCTCTACGCCCTCTACGACCCGGTCGGGGCCCCCGCCGAGATCCGCGACCCGGTGCTGGCCGCGATCGAGGAGGGCGGCGGCGCGCTGTTCGTGTCCGGGGTGGACCCGGGCTGGGGCAACGACGTGCTGCCCCTGCTGGTCAGCGGTCTGGCCGGCACCGTCGAGACCGTGCGCTGCCAGGAGATCTTCGACTACACCACCTACGACCAGCCGGACTCGGTGCGCTACCTGGTCGGCATGGGCCAGCCCATGGACTACGCGCCGCCCATGCTCGCCGCCGGCGTGCCGACCATGGTGTGGGGTGGGCAGGTCCGGCTGCTGGCCCGTGCGCTCGGCGTCGAACTGGACGACCTGCGCGAGACGCTCGAGCGCCGCCCCCTCGAACACACCGTGCGGACCGAGCTGATGGGGGAGTTCGCGGCGGGCACCCAGGGCGCGGTGCGGTTCGAGGTGCAGGGCATCGTCGACGGCGAGCCACGCCTGGTGATCGAACACGTCACCCGCATCCACCCGGACTGCGCGCCGGACTGGCCGAGTCCACCCGACGGCGGCGCGGGCGCCCACCGGGTGATCGTGACCGGCGTGCCCCGCATCGAAGTGACCGTGGCCGCCGACGACGAGCACGGGAATCGCTCGGCGGGCGGCAACGCCACCGCGGCGGGCCGCCTGGTCAACGCCATCGACTGGCTGGTCGAGGCGGGCCCCGGCCTTTACGACGCGCTCACGGTGCCCCTGCGTCCGGCGCTGGGGAAACTCGGACGGACGCCGGGCGAACAGGGAAGGAAACAGTGA
- a CDS encoding tetratricopeptide repeat protein: protein MAPDRRDAFSCDEYARAAAPAREAVSSIGREAEGQQMNEPYSQWHQRNSPTDQPLAARYTGAEPILWNGSMVYPMYSDRLPQEPTLLFMSLLSQAPPAGLRGHGLGLAVQDAYIELDGHRLTGVDIWSDALARGVTVELVPTGAAPLFTLTPVWVDQTGAHRCWTGNYGMLVEDIPNDIVALWCSLGEGPPNFANLVVGVATVPAKRTGDAGRDPDADAPAAEEIRAAEETGGGEEIGGGEEIGGGEEIGGGKEETRPGAHAVAADPPPAAPSPAHDDLSTVDTDPSLPTVDENATMTMHYVRMASAAGAEPPATGPGHGYRNALYELGTAMYDRGEEAEACGLWAQAAEAGHAGAAYDLAVLLFRRGDHGGAERWWRRAAEYGEFRAMSLLAELLDRRGDHAEARQWRARAAEYAARAGQTLYS, encoded by the coding sequence ATGGCACCGGATCGTCGCGACGCGTTCTCGTGCGACGAGTACGCTCGAGCCGCCGCGCCCGCGCGGGAGGCGGTCAGCAGCATCGGGCGGGAAGCGGAAGGCCAGCAGATGAACGAGCCGTATTCGCAATGGCATCAGCGCAATTCGCCGACCGACCAACCGCTGGCCGCCCGCTACACCGGGGCCGAGCCGATCCTCTGGAACGGCAGCATGGTCTACCCGATGTACAGCGACCGACTACCGCAGGAACCGACGCTGTTGTTCATGAGCCTGCTCTCCCAGGCGCCACCCGCCGGGCTGCGCGGGCACGGACTCGGACTGGCGGTGCAGGACGCCTACATCGAACTCGACGGCCACCGGCTGACCGGGGTGGACATCTGGAGCGACGCGCTCGCCCGCGGGGTCACCGTCGAACTGGTGCCCACCGGCGCCGCGCCGCTGTTCACGCTGACCCCGGTCTGGGTCGATCAGACCGGCGCGCACCGCTGTTGGACGGGCAACTACGGCATGCTGGTCGAGGACATCCCCAACGACATCGTCGCGCTGTGGTGCAGTCTCGGTGAGGGGCCACCCAATTTCGCCAATCTCGTCGTCGGCGTCGCGACGGTGCCCGCCAAGCGCACCGGCGACGCGGGCCGGGACCCCGACGCCGACGCCCCTGCCGCCGAGGAGATCCGAGCCGCCGAAGAGACCGGAGGCGGCGAAGAGATCGGAGGCGGCGAAGAGATCGGAGGCGGCGAAGAGATCGGAGGCGGCAAGGAGGAGACCCGTCCCGGCGCCCACGCCGTCGCCGCCGATCCGCCCCCGGCCGCGCCATCGCCGGCGCACGACGACCTGTCCACCGTCGACACCGACCCGAGCCTCCCGACGGTCGACGAAAACGCCACCATGACAATGCACTACGTGCGCATGGCGTCGGCGGCGGGTGCCGAGCCGCCGGCGACCGGCCCCGGCCACGGCTACCGCAACGCCCTCTACGAACTGGGCACCGCGATGTACGACCGTGGCGAGGAGGCCGAAGCGTGCGGCCTGTGGGCTCAGGCCGCCGAGGCCGGCCATGCCGGGGCCGCCTACGACCTCGCGGTGCTGCTGTTCCGCCGCGGCGACCACGGGGGCGCCGAACGGTGGTGGCGGCGGGCCGCCGAGTACGGCGAGTTCCGGGCCATGTCGCTGCTGGCCGAACTACTCGACCGCCGCGGCGATCACGCCGAGGCGCGGCAATGGCGGGCCCGCGCGGCCGAGTACGCCGCCCGCGCGGGACAGACGCTGTACTCCTGA
- a CDS encoding serine/threonine-protein kinase — protein sequence MAHPAARVSRATAAASPPQSAGRGSPVADVVTRFAEAWRDARTPPDLTAFLPDSPALRRVSLIELIKVDLAQRWRRHVEPKRLAQYVAELPELRTWPLPPDLIYEEFHLRRQAGQPVDVAEYTATYPAQAQVLSELLTTDDYHSTLLAGPVEPAGLDELEPGTSVDDFDLMTSLGRGAFARVFLARQRSMQRLVAVKISRDKSTEPQTLAQLDHRHIVRVFDQRVLPSSGLRLLYMQYVPGGTLFSVLERLRAHPAQARARGGALLLDVIDEVLTGKGEIRPGESATRAELAGLTWPETIAWLGRRLADALDYADRCGVLHRDIKPANVLLTAEGEPQLADFNISFGSTVTGASPVAYFGGSLAYMSPEQLAAVHPDLPGTAADLDVRSDLYALAVMLWELLTGHKPFGDDHVTGGDRTTLDGMLERRRRGPGALPYADLPPDCPAALRRTLARALDPDPDRRWPTGADMAQQFDVCLDARARDLVDPPPRSARVRARAWLHPIMACAIAIPNALAILYSYQHNRTLIIDKLDAQTQQRFDQVALTTYGLCFLLGVVATNVLIAHLWSVSRGLRHGRHYDAATLAKARSDTLRLAQRNVLTCFVLWALAGIVVPLTVQVSGSSLPAQSYLHFFATQIVCGGIAMAYPYFLVSFYSVRCLYPMFVPHGWLGPADAAELDRLDRRGTAFLAVAAAVPLLGVAGATFIPPADLPAVIVPLRVLGVGSALAFVGVYWLFRMSERDLTALARVVGQR from the coding sequence ATGGCGCACCCCGCAGCGCGGGTCTCCCGCGCGACGGCCGCAGCGAGCCCGCCGCAGTCGGCGGGCCGCGGGTCGCCGGTGGCCGACGTGGTGACCCGCTTCGCCGAAGCCTGGCGGGACGCCCGCACCCCGCCGGACCTGACCGCGTTCCTGCCCGACTCCCCCGCGCTGCGCCGGGTCTCGCTGATCGAGTTGATCAAGGTGGACCTGGCGCAGCGCTGGCGCCGCCACGTCGAGCCCAAACGGCTCGCCCAGTACGTCGCCGAGCTACCCGAGCTGCGCACCTGGCCGCTGCCGCCGGACCTGATCTACGAGGAATTCCACCTGCGCAGGCAGGCCGGGCAACCGGTCGACGTCGCCGAGTACACCGCCACCTATCCGGCGCAGGCGCAGGTGCTCTCCGAACTGCTCACCACCGACGACTACCACAGCACCCTGCTCGCGGGCCCGGTGGAACCGGCCGGGCTCGACGAGCTCGAACCGGGCACCAGCGTCGACGATTTCGACCTGATGACCAGCCTGGGCCGCGGTGCGTTCGCGCGGGTGTTCCTGGCCAGGCAGCGGTCGATGCAGCGGCTGGTGGCGGTGAAGATCTCCCGCGACAAGAGCACCGAGCCGCAGACCCTCGCCCAGCTCGACCATCGCCACATCGTGCGGGTCTTCGACCAACGGGTGCTGCCGTCGAGCGGGTTGCGGCTGCTGTACATGCAGTACGTGCCCGGCGGCACGCTGTTCTCGGTGCTGGAACGGCTGCGCGCGCACCCCGCGCAGGCCAGGGCGCGCGGCGGGGCGCTACTGCTCGACGTCATCGACGAGGTGCTCACCGGCAAGGGCGAGATCCGGCCCGGCGAATCGGCCACCCGCGCGGAACTGGCCGGTCTCACCTGGCCGGAGACCATCGCCTGGCTGGGCAGGCGGCTGGCCGACGCCCTGGACTACGCCGACCGGTGCGGTGTGCTGCACCGCGACATCAAACCGGCCAACGTACTCCTCACCGCCGAGGGCGAGCCGCAGCTGGCCGACTTCAACATCAGCTTCGGCAGCACCGTCACCGGCGCCAGCCCGGTCGCCTACTTCGGCGGCTCGCTGGCCTACATGTCGCCCGAGCAGCTCGCCGCCGTGCACCCGGATCTGCCCGGCACCGCCGCCGATCTGGACGTGCGCAGCGACCTGTACGCGCTCGCGGTGATGCTGTGGGAACTGCTCACCGGCCACAAGCCCTTCGGCGACGACCACGTGACCGGCGGCGACCGCACCACCCTGGACGGGATGCTCGAGCGCCGCCGCCGCGGTCCCGGCGCGCTGCCGTACGCCGATCTGCCGCCGGACTGTCCCGCCGCGCTGCGCCGCACCCTGGCCCGCGCGCTCGACCCCGACCCCGATCGCCGCTGGCCCACCGGCGCGGACATGGCCCAGCAGTTCGACGTGTGCCTGGATGCGCGCGCCCGCGATCTGGTCGACCCGCCGCCGCGGAGCGCGCGGGTGCGGGCCAGGGCGTGGCTGCATCCGATCATGGCCTGCGCCATCGCGATTCCCAACGCGCTGGCCATCCTCTACAGCTACCAGCACAACCGCACCCTCATCATCGACAAGCTCGACGCGCAGACCCAGCAGCGCTTCGATCAGGTCGCTCTCACCACCTACGGGTTGTGCTTCCTGCTGGGCGTGGTCGCCACCAACGTGCTCATCGCGCACCTGTGGTCGGTCTCGCGTGGGCTGCGGCACGGCCGGCACTACGACGCCGCGACGCTGGCGAAGGCGCGCAGCGACACCCTGCGGCTGGCGCAGCGCAACGTGCTCACCTGTTTCGTGCTGTGGGCGCTGGCCGGGATCGTGGTGCCGTTGACCGTGCAGGTCTCCGGCAGCAGCCTGCCCGCGCAGTCCTACCTGCACTTCTTCGCCACCCAGATCGTCTGTGGCGGGATCGCGATGGCCTATCCGTACTTCCTGGTGAGCTTCTATTCGGTGCGGTGCCTGTATCCGATGTTCGTGCCGCACGGCTGGCTCGGTCCGGCCGACGCGGCCGAACTGGACCGGCTCGACCGCCGCGGCACCGCCTTTCTCGCCGTCGCCGCCGCCGTCCCGCTGCTGGGTGTCGCGGGCGCGACCTTCATCCCACCCGCCGATCTGCCCGCGGTGATCGTGCCGCTGCGGGTACTCGGCGTCGGCAGCGCGCTGGCCTTCGTCGGGGTGTACTGGCTGTTCCGGATGTCCGAGCGGGATCTCACCGCGCTGGCCCGGGTGGTCGGACAACGCTGA
- a CDS encoding ectoine synthase, with amino-acid sequence MIVRTTDEITGTERDVAGPGWRSKRIVLGGDGVGFSFHETTIDAGTTHEFHYVHHIEAVWLVEGEGTLTDLDNDQVYDLRPGTMYLLNGHEKHRVQARTTMRMMCVFNPPVTGQEVHDENGVYPLVAVPAS; translated from the coding sequence ATGATCGTGCGCACCACCGACGAGATCACCGGCACCGAGCGGGACGTGGCGGGCCCGGGCTGGCGCAGCAAGCGCATCGTGCTCGGCGGCGACGGGGTCGGCTTCTCCTTCCACGAGACCACCATCGACGCCGGAACCACCCACGAGTTCCACTACGTCCACCACATCGAGGCGGTGTGGTTGGTCGAGGGCGAGGGCACGCTGACCGATCTGGACAACGATCAGGTCTACGACCTGCGCCCCGGCACCATGTACCTGCTGAACGGCCACGAGAAGCACCGGGTGCAGGCGCGCACCACCATGCGGATGATGTGCGTGTTCAACCCGCCGGTGACCGGGCAGGAGGTCCACGACGAGAACGGGGTGTATCCGCTGGTAGCGGTTCCCGCCAGCTGA
- the ectA gene encoding diaminobutyrate acetyltransferase, whose translation MSLQTLSTPTAEPVEEPRPVEAPWQVSDRIGTALLRAPQLGDAAEIWRIAKDSRVLDTNSSYAYLLWCRDFPGTTVVAEVDGRVVGFVIGYLRPESPDTVFVWQVAVSPTERGRGTGTALIQKLLDRVAPHGVTALETTISPDNPASIAMFAAVARRRGAQLTKQPLFDAGVFPDEHAPEDLYRIAPIAQEIR comes from the coding sequence ATGTCACTGCAAACGTTGTCCACGCCTACCGCAGAACCCGTCGAGGAACCACGGCCCGTCGAGGCGCCGTGGCAGGTGTCCGACCGCATCGGCACCGCGCTCCTGCGGGCTCCCCAGCTGGGTGATGCCGCGGAGATCTGGCGGATCGCGAAGGATTCGCGCGTCCTCGACACCAACTCGAGCTACGCCTACCTGCTGTGGTGCCGGGATTTCCCGGGAACGACGGTGGTCGCGGAGGTGGACGGCAGGGTCGTCGGCTTCGTGATCGGCTATCTACGGCCCGAGTCTCCCGACACCGTGTTCGTCTGGCAGGTGGCCGTCTCGCCCACCGAGCGCGGCCGCGGCACCGGCACGGCCCTGATCCAGAAGCTGCTCGACCGGGTGGCGCCGCACGGCGTGACCGCGCTGGAGACCACCATCTCCCCGGACAACCCGGCCTCGATCGCGATGTTCGCCGCGGTCGCGCGGCGCCGCGGCGCGCAGCTCACCAAGCAGCCCCTCTTCGACGCCGGTGTGTTCCCCGACGAACACGCCCCCGAGGACCTCTACCGCATCGCCCCTATTGCACAGGAGATTCGATGA
- the ectB gene encoding diaminobutyrate--2-oxoglutarate transaminase, translating to MITAETNVFESLESNVRGYCRNWPTVFTTAKGAWLQDEDGKDYLDFFAGAGALNYGHNNPVLKQPLIDYIASDGITHGLDMSTAAKRKLLETLRDTVFAPRGLDYKVQFPGPTGANAVEAALKLARKVTGRETVLSFTNAFHGMTLGALSVTGNAAKRAGAGVPLVHAAHMPYDGYFDNTTADFQWMERVLDDTSSGFDRPAAVIVETVQGEGGINVARVEWLQHLAQLCAEREILLIVDDVQMGCGRTGPFFSFEVAGITPDIVTLSKSIGGYGLPLALVLFKPELDQWAPGEHNGTFRGNNPAFVTAQVALETFWSDGALEAATKAKGEKVATELATVAGHFPGLSTRGRGLVHGIAFEDPSQAGKVCQVAFERGLLVETSGSSDEVVKLLPPLTITDDELDRGLQILTGAIDTVCTGWGRLHHRAPAEGGERR from the coding sequence ATGATCACCGCTGAAACGAACGTCTTCGAGTCGCTGGAGTCCAATGTGCGCGGCTACTGCCGCAACTGGCCCACGGTGTTCACCACCGCCAAGGGCGCCTGGCTCCAGGACGAGGACGGCAAGGACTACCTGGACTTCTTCGCCGGTGCCGGTGCGCTGAACTACGGCCACAACAACCCGGTGCTCAAGCAGCCGCTGATCGACTACATCGCCTCCGACGGCATCACGCACGGCCTGGACATGTCCACCGCGGCCAAGCGCAAGCTGCTCGAGACGCTGCGCGACACCGTGTTCGCCCCCCGCGGCCTGGACTACAAGGTGCAGTTCCCCGGCCCGACCGGCGCCAACGCCGTGGAGGCGGCGCTGAAGCTGGCGCGCAAGGTCACCGGCCGCGAAACCGTGCTGAGCTTCACCAACGCCTTCCACGGCATGACGCTGGGCGCGCTGTCGGTCACCGGTAACGCCGCCAAGCGCGCCGGTGCGGGCGTGCCGCTGGTGCACGCCGCGCACATGCCCTACGACGGCTACTTCGACAACACCACCGCCGACTTCCAGTGGATGGAGCGGGTGCTCGACGACACCTCCTCCGGTTTCGACCGGCCCGCCGCGGTGATCGTGGAGACCGTGCAGGGCGAGGGCGGCATCAACGTCGCCCGGGTGGAGTGGCTGCAGCACCTGGCGCAGCTATGCGCGGAGCGGGAGATCCTGCTCATCGTCGACGACGTGCAGATGGGGTGCGGGCGCACCGGCCCGTTCTTCTCCTTCGAGGTCGCGGGCATCACCCCCGACATCGTGACGCTGTCGAAGTCCATCGGCGGCTACGGCCTGCCGCTGGCGCTGGTGCTGTTCAAGCCCGAACTCGACCAGTGGGCTCCGGGCGAGCACAACGGCACCTTCCGCGGCAACAACCCCGCCTTCGTCACCGCGCAGGTGGCGCTGGAGACGTTCTGGTCCGACGGCGCGCTGGAGGCCGCGACCAAGGCCAAGGGCGAGAAGGTCGCCACCGAGCTGGCCACCGTCGCCGGGCACTTCCCCGGCCTGTCCACCCGCGGTCGCGGGCTGGTGCACGGCATCGCCTTCGAGGATCCCTCGCAGGCGGGCAAGGTCTGCCAGGTCGCCTTCGAGCGCGGGCTGCTGGTGGAGACCTCGGGCTCCAGCGACGAGGTCGTCAAGCTGCTGCCGCCGCTGACCATCACCGACGACGAGCTGGATCGGGGCCTGCAGATCCTGACCGGCGCCATCGACACCGTCTGCACCGGCTGGGGCCGCCTGCACCACCGCGCCCCGGCCGAGGGAGGAGAGCGCCGATGA
- the thpD gene encoding ectoine hydroxylase gives MLQQAIDRDPVDRIDRYPTRTAEPAPHIERLDPTVWGEVHSEQLSTFDRDGFSIMENLLSPEEVSEFRAEVERLAADKSLLDDERVIREKTSNRVRSVFEVHKLSAAVADLVRQTRIVGLARQVLGSDVYLHQTRINYMPGFRGTGFYWHSDFETWHAEDGMPAPRAVSLSIALTDNYPFNGSLMVMPGSHRTFVPCVGATPADHYRESLREQEIGVPSTEDITVLAQRYGIAQFTGRAGSALLFDSNIMHGSANNITPFPRSNIFLVFNSVENTLVEPFAAPAPRPTYIGSRDFTPL, from the coding sequence GTGTTGCAGCAGGCCATCGATCGCGATCCCGTCGACCGCATCGATCGGTATCCGACCCGCACCGCCGAGCCGGCACCGCACATCGAGCGGCTGGACCCGACGGTGTGGGGTGAGGTCCACAGCGAACAGCTGTCGACCTTCGACCGCGACGGTTTCTCGATCATGGAGAATCTGCTGAGCCCGGAGGAGGTGTCGGAGTTCCGCGCCGAGGTCGAGCGGCTGGCGGCCGACAAGTCCCTGCTCGACGACGAGCGGGTGATCCGGGAGAAGACCTCGAACCGGGTGCGCTCGGTGTTCGAGGTGCACAAGCTCAGCGCCGCGGTGGCCGATCTGGTGCGCCAGACCCGCATCGTCGGGCTGGCCAGGCAGGTGCTCGGCTCCGATGTCTACCTGCACCAGACCCGGATCAACTACATGCCGGGCTTCCGCGGCACGGGGTTCTACTGGCACTCGGACTTCGAGACCTGGCACGCCGAGGACGGTATGCCCGCCCCGCGCGCGGTGAGCCTGTCGATCGCCCTGACCGACAACTACCCGTTCAACGGCAGCCTGATGGTGATGCCCGGCTCGCACCGCACCTTCGTGCCGTGCGTGGGCGCCACCCCGGCCGACCACTACCGGGAGTCGTTGCGCGAGCAGGAGATCGGGGTGCCCAGCACCGAGGACATCACCGTGCTCGCCCAGCGCTACGGCATCGCGCAGTTCACCGGCCGGGCGGGTTCGGCCCTGCTGTTCGATTCGAACATCATGCACGGCTCGGCGAACAACATCACCCCGTTCCCGCGCTCGAACATCTTCCTGGTGTTCAACAGCGTGGAGAACACGCTGGTGGAGCCGTTCGCCGCCCCGGCGCCGCGGCCCACCTACATCGGCAGCCGCGACTTCACCCCGCTGTAG